The following proteins come from a genomic window of Pseudomonas putida:
- the ccoO gene encoding cytochrome-c oxidase, cbb3-type subunit II, translated as MKHEVIEKNVGLLALLMVFAVSIGGLTQIVPLFFQDVTNKPVEGMKPYTALQLEGRDIYIREGCVGCHSQMIRPFRAETERYGHYSVAGESVWDHPFLWGSKRTGPDLARVGGRYSDDWHRAHLYNPRNVVPESKMPSYPWLVAQQVDNSHTDTKMRTLRTLGVPYTDQDIAGARDAVKGKTEMDALVAYLQVLGTAIKNKR; from the coding sequence ATGAAACATGAAGTCATCGAAAAAAACGTCGGCCTGCTGGCCCTGTTGATGGTGTTCGCCGTCAGCATCGGCGGCCTGACCCAGATCGTCCCGCTGTTCTTCCAGGACGTCACCAACAAGCCGGTCGAAGGCATGAAGCCTTACACCGCGCTGCAGCTTGAAGGCCGCGATATCTATATCCGCGAAGGTTGCGTGGGCTGCCACTCGCAGATGATCCGCCCGTTCCGCGCCGAGACAGAACGCTACGGCCACTACTCGGTGGCCGGTGAAAGTGTGTGGGACCACCCGTTCCTGTGGGGCTCCAAACGCACCGGCCCGGACCTGGCCCGGGTCGGCGGGCGCTACTCAGACGACTGGCACCGCGCGCACCTGTACAACCCGCGCAACGTGGTGCCGGAGTCGAAGATGCCGTCCTACCCATGGCTCGTCGCCCAGCAGGTCGACAACAGCCACACCGACACCAAGATGCGCACCCTGCGCACCCTGGGGGTGCCGTACACCGACCAGGACATTGCCGGTGCGCGTGATGCGGTCAAGGGCAAGACCGAGATGGACGCCCTGGTCGCCTACTTGCAGGTGCTCGGCACCGCGATCAAGAACAAGAGGTGA
- a CDS encoding cbb3-type cytochrome oxidase subunit 3, producing MEMDIGMIRGVGTLVVMIAFIGLSLWVFNRRRDHDFAEARLLPFVDDRLPPAGQDTGMRSNPQ from the coding sequence ATGGAAATGGATATCGGCATGATCCGCGGCGTGGGCACCCTGGTGGTGATGATTGCCTTCATCGGCCTTTCGCTGTGGGTTTTCAACCGCCGTCGCGACCATGATTTCGCCGAAGCGCGCCTGCTGCCTTTCGTCGACGACCGCCTGCCCCCTGCCGGGCAGGACACTGGCATGAGGAGTAATCCCCAATGA
- the ccoP gene encoding cytochrome-c oxidase, cbb3-type subunit III, with translation MTTFWSTYICVLTIGSLIGLTWLLLSTRKGQSSNTTDQTMGHSFDGIEEYDNPLPKWWFWLFVGTLVFAVGYLILYPGLGNWKGILPGYENGWTGVNEWQKEMDKADARFGPIFAKYAAMPVEEVAKDPQALKMGGRLFASNCSVCHGSDAKGAYGFPNLTDNDWRWGGEPETIKASIMNGRHGVMPAWAEVIGEQGVADVAAYVLTNLDGRSLPEGAKADVAKGKEIFAGNCVACHGPEGNGTPAMGAPNLNHPQAFIYGSSFAQLQQTIRYGRQGQMPAQVEIQGNDKVHLLAAYVYSLSQGDMTETVTAK, from the coding sequence ATGACTACCTTCTGGAGTACGTACATCTGCGTACTGACCATCGGCAGCCTGATCGGGCTGACCTGGCTGCTGCTGTCGACCCGCAAGGGCCAGAGCAGCAATACCACCGACCAGACCATGGGGCACAGCTTCGACGGCATCGAGGAGTATGACAATCCGCTGCCCAAGTGGTGGTTCTGGCTGTTCGTCGGCACCCTGGTGTTCGCAGTCGGCTACCTGATTCTCTACCCGGGCCTGGGCAACTGGAAGGGCATCCTGCCCGGCTACGAGAATGGTTGGACCGGCGTGAACGAATGGCAGAAGGAAATGGACAAGGCCGACGCCAGATTCGGCCCGATCTTCGCCAAGTATGCAGCCATGCCAGTCGAGGAAGTGGCCAAGGACCCGCAGGCATTGAAGATGGGCGGCCGCCTGTTCGCCTCCAACTGCTCGGTATGTCACGGCTCGGACGCCAAAGGCGCCTATGGTTTCCCCAACCTGACCGACAATGACTGGCGCTGGGGCGGCGAGCCCGAAACCATCAAGGCGTCGATCATGAATGGCCGCCACGGCGTGATGCCGGCCTGGGCTGAGGTGATCGGCGAACAGGGCGTGGCGGATGTGGCCGCCTACGTGCTGACGAACCTTGATGGCCGCAGCCTGCCGGAAGGCGCCAAGGCTGATGTGGCCAAGGGCAAGGAGATCTTCGCCGGCAACTGCGTGGCCTGCCACGGGCCCGAGGGCAATGGCACCCCAGCCATGGGCGCACCTAACCTGAACCATCCGCAGGCGTTCATCTACGGTTCGAGCTTTGCCCAACTGCAGCAGACCATCCGCTATGGCCGCCAGGGGCAAATGCCGGCCCAGGTGGAAATTCAGGGCAATGACAAGGTGCATTTGCTGGCGGCTTATGTGTACAGCCTTTCGCAGGGTGACATGACTGAAACCGTGACTGCCAAGTAA
- the ccoN gene encoding cytochrome-c oxidase, cbb3-type subunit I produces MSTAISPTAYNYKVVRQFAIMTVVWGILGMGLGVFIASQLVWPQLNLDLPWTSFGRLRPLHTNLVIFAFGGCALFGTSYYVVQRTCQTRLISDSMAAFTFWGWQAVIVGALITLPMGYTTTKEYAELEWPLAILLAIVWVTYGLVFFGTIVKRKTKHIYVGNWFYGAFIVVTAMLHIVNHISLPVSLFKSYSAYSGATDAMIQWWYGHNAVGFFLTTGFLGMMYYFVPKQAERPIYSYRLSIVHFWALITLYIWAGPHHLHYTALPDWAQSLGMVMSIILLAPSWGGMINGMMTLSGAWHKLRTDPILRFLVVSLAFYGMSTFEGPMMAIKTVNSLSHYTDWTIGHVHAGALGWVAMISIGAVYHMIPRLYGRDQMHSVGLINAHFWLATIGTVLYIASMWVNGITQGLMWRAINDDGTLTYSFVEALQASHPGYIVRALGGAFFASGMLLMAYNVLRTVRAANPAEADEAAKIVVVGAH; encoded by the coding sequence ATGAGCACAGCAATCAGTCCGACTGCTTATAACTATAAGGTCGTCCGCCAGTTCGCCATCATGACGGTGGTCTGGGGGATCCTTGGCATGGGCCTGGGCGTTTTCATCGCCTCGCAGCTGGTGTGGCCGCAACTGAACCTGGACCTGCCCTGGACCAGCTTCGGCCGCCTGCGCCCCTTGCATACCAACCTGGTCATCTTCGCCTTCGGCGGCTGTGCGTTGTTCGGCACCAGCTACTACGTGGTGCAGCGAACCTGCCAGACCCGGCTGATCTCCGACAGCATGGCTGCCTTCACCTTCTGGGGTTGGCAGGCCGTCATCGTCGGTGCGCTGATCACCTTGCCGATGGGCTACACCACCACCAAGGAATACGCCGAGCTCGAGTGGCCACTGGCGATCCTGCTGGCCATCGTCTGGGTCACCTACGGGCTGGTGTTCTTCGGCACCATCGTCAAGCGCAAGACCAAGCACATCTACGTCGGCAACTGGTTCTACGGCGCCTTCATCGTGGTTACCGCGATGCTGCACATCGTCAACCACATCTCGCTGCCAGTAAGCCTGTTCAAGTCCTACTCGGCCTACTCCGGCGCCACCGACGCGATGATCCAGTGGTGGTACGGCCACAACGCCGTGGGCTTCTTCCTCACCACGGGCTTTCTGGGGATGATGTACTACTTCGTGCCCAAGCAGGCCGAGCGGCCGATCTACTCGTATCGCCTGTCGATCGTCCACTTCTGGGCACTGATCACCCTGTACATCTGGGCAGGCCCGCACCACCTGCACTACACCGCGCTGCCCGACTGGGCGCAATCGCTGGGCATGGTGATGTCGATCATCCTCCTGGCGCCGAGCTGGGGCGGCATGATCAACGGCATGATGACCCTGTCCGGTGCCTGGCACAAACTGCGCACCGACCCGATCCTGCGCTTCCTCGTGGTATCGCTGGCGTTCTACGGCATGTCCACCTTCGAAGGCCCGATGATGGCCATCAAGACCGTGAACTCGCTGTCGCACTACACCGACTGGACCATCGGCCACGTACACGCTGGCGCGCTCGGCTGGGTGGCGATGATCTCGATCGGCGCCGTGTACCACATGATCCCGCGCCTGTATGGCCGCGATCAGATGCACAGCGTGGGCCTGATCAACGCGCACTTCTGGCTGGCGACCATCGGCACCGTACTGTACATCGCCTCGATGTGGGTCAACGGCATCACCCAAGGCCTGATGTGGCGCGCCATCAACGATGACGGCACGCTGACCTACTCCTTCGTCGAAGCCCTGCAGGCCAGCCACCCGGGCTACATCGTCCGCGCCCTGGGCGGTGCGTTCTTCGCCTCCGGCATGCTGCTGATGGCTTACAACGTGTTGCGCACCGTACGCGCCGCCAACCCGGCAGAAGCGGATGAAGCCGCCAAGATCGTTGTTGTGGGAGCCCACTGA